The genomic window ACCGCGCTGAGGGAACCTTTGGGCGCCTCCGTTACCTTTTAGGAGGCGACCGCCCCAGTCAAACTGCCCACCTAGCAATGTCCTGTGACCAGATTCATGGCCGCCAGTTAGAATTCCAATACTGTCAGGGTGGTATCCCAAGGTCGACTCCTCAGAAGCTGACGCCCCTGATTCTCAGTCTCCCACCTATCCTGTACAGACAATACCGAAATTCAATGCTAAGCTACAGTAAAGCTCTACGGGGTCTTTCCGTCCAACCGCGGGTAGTGAGCATCTTCACTCACACTTCAATTTCACCGGATTTACTGCCGAGACAGTGCCCAAATCATTACGCCATTCGTGCGGGTCGGAACTTACCCGACAAGGAATTTCGCTACCTTAGGACCGTTATAGTTACGGCCGCCGTTTACTGGGGCTTAAGTTCTTGGCTTCGCCCGAAGACTAACCATTCCCCTTAACCTTCCAGCACCGGGCAGGCGTCAGCCCCTATACATCAGCTTACGCTTTAGCAGAGACCTGTGTTTTTGATAAACAGTTGCTTGGGCCTGTTCACTGCGGCCTACTCTCGTAGGCACCCCTTCTCCCTAAGTTACGGGGTCAATTTGCCGAGTTCCTTAGCAGTAATTCTTCCGCCGGCCTTAGGATTCTCTCCTCATCTACCTGTGTCGGTTTGCGGTACGGGCACCAACATACTCCATAGAGACTTTTCTTGGCAGCGTGGAATCAGATACTTCGCCTCAATTGGCTCCTCATCACACCTCAGAGTTATGACTAAACGGATTTTCCTGTCTAGTCCTCCTAAGTGCTTGAACACACATCCAATAGTGTGCACATCCTATCCTCCTGCGTCATCCCATCTGTCAAACGCATATTGGTGGTACTGGAATATCAACCAGTTGTCCATCACCTACGCCTTTCGGCCTCGGCTTAGGTCCCGACTAACCCTGGGAGGACGAGCCTTCCCCAGGAAACCTTAGATATTCGGCCAACAGGATTCTCACCTGTTTCTCGCTACTTATGCCAGCATTCTCACTTCTACACTGTCCACCACTCCTTACGGTATGGCTTCAGCCTGTGTAGAAAGCTCCTCTACCACGTACACGTAGTGTACATCCATAGCTTCGGTGGTAAGTTTTAGCCCCGGTACATCTTCGGCGCAGGATCTCTCGACTAGTGAGCTATTACGCACTCTTTAAATGAGTGGCTGCTTCTAAGCCAACATCCTAGTTGTCTTAGAAATCCCACATCCTTTCCCACTTAACTTACACTTTGGGACCTTAGCTGATGGTCTGGGCTGTTTCCCTTTTGGCCACGGATCTTATCACTCGCAGCCTGACTGCCGGGATACAAGTATATGGCATTCGGAGTTTGATAGGGTTCGGTAAGCGCTATGCCCCCTAGCCCATTCAGTGCTCTACCTCCATTACTTAATTACCCGACGCTAGCCCTAAAGCTATTTCGAGGAGAACCAGCTATCTCCGAGTTCGATTGGAATTTCTCCGCTATCCACAGCTCATCCCATGGTTTTTCAACACCAACGTGGTTCGGTCCTCCACGAAATTTTACTTTCGCTTCAACCTGGCCATGGATAGGTCACTCGGTTTCGGGTCTACGACATACAACTAGTTGCCCTATTCAGACTCGGTTTCCCTTCGGCTCCACACCTTAAGTGCTTAACCTTGCTGTATATCGTAACTCGCTGGCTCGTTCTACAAAAAGCACGCCGTCACACATATAAAGTGCTCCGACCGTTTGTAGGCACACGGTTTCAGGTTCTATTTCACTCCCCTTCCGGGGTTCTTTTCACCTTTCCCTCACGGTACTGCTTCACTATCGGTCACTAGGTAGTATTTAGCCTTGGGAGATGGTCCTCCCTGCTTCCCACAAGGTTTCTCGTGTCTCGTGGTACTCTGGAGTAGAACTACTCTTCTTTTCTTTTCGCCTACAGGGCTATTACCTTCTGTGGCTTAACTTTCCAGTTATATTTGGCTAAGAAAATCAAAGCGTTATGTTCTATCCTCAACCCCAGGAACAAGTTCCTGGTTTGGGCTCTTTCCGTTTCGCTCGCCGCTACTCAGGAAATCGATTTTTCTTTCTCTTCCTTCGGGTACTTAGATGTTTCAGTTCCCCGAGTCTACCTCTATATACCTATGTATTCAGCATATAGTGACAGGCGTTAGCCTGCCGGGTTTCCCCATTCGGACATCTTCGAATCACAGGTTATTTGCACCTACTCGAAGCTTATCGCAGCTTATCACGTCCTTCATCGGCTCCTAGTGCCAGGGCATTCACCGTGCGCCCTTTGTAGCTTGATCTTATATCTTATCAAAGTATTATACTTTGATGTAATCTTTTCATCTATTTACTAGATGTTTTTACTAGGTTTATCTTTTATCACTGTGCAATTTTCAAAGAACAAAAATTCTAACCACAATTAACAAATAAATTCATTAATTATCTTAGAATATTCTGAGAGATGGTCTCTCAAAATTAAACAGAAGAGTTATACTCAGTCAATCTTTACTTAAAAACTACGTTTCTAAGCATTTCTCCCTAGAAAGGAGGTGATCCAGCCGCAGGTTCTCCTACGGCTACCTTGTTACGACTTCACCCCAATCACCAATCCCACCTTCGGCCGCTGGCTCCTTACGGTTACCTCACGGACTTCGGGTGTTACCGGCTCTCATGGTGTGACGGGCGGTGTGTACAAGACCCGGGAACGCATTCACCGCGACATTCTGATTCGCGATTACTAGCAACTCCAACTTCATGCAGGCGAGTTTCAGCCTGCAATCCGAACTGGGACCGGCTTTGTAGTTTGGCTCCCCCTCGCGGGTTCGCTGCTCACTGTACCGGCCATTGTAGCACGTGTGTAGCCCTAGACATAAGGGGCATGATGATTTGACGTCATCCCCACCTTCCTCCTGGTTAACCCAGGCAGTCTCGCTAGAGTGCTCAACTTAATGGTAGCAACTAACGATAAGGGTTGCGCTCGTTGCGGGACTTAACCCAACATCTCACGACACGAGCTGACGACAACCATGCACCACCTGTCTTTCTGTCCCCGAAGGAATTTCCCAGGTTAATGGTAATGCAGAGGATGTCAAGTCTAGGTAAGGTTCTTCGCGTTGCTTCGAATTAAACCACATGCTCCGCTGCTTGTGCGGGTCCCCGTCAATTCCTTTGAGTTTTAATCTTGCGACCGTACTCCCCAGGCGGAATACTTATTGCGTTTGCTGCGGCACCGAAGACTGTCGTCCCCGACACCTAGTATTCATCGTTTACGGCGTGGACTACCAGGGTATCTAATCCTGTTCGCTCCCCACGCTTTCGTATCTCAGCGTCAGTTATAGTCCAGAAAGTCGCCTTCGCCACTGGTGTTCTTCCTAATCTCTACGCATTTCACCGCTACACTAGGAATTCCACTTTCCTCTCCTACACTCTAGATGCCCAGTTTCAAATGCAGCGCCCAGGTTGAGCCCGGGAATTTCACATCTGACTTAAGCATCCGCCTACATACTCTTTACGCCCAGTAAATCCGGACAACGCTTGCCACCTACGTATTACCGCGGCTGCTGGCACGTAGTTAGCCGTGGCTTCCTCCTTGGGTACCGTCATTATCGTCCCCAAAGACAGGGTTTTACAATCCGAAGACCTTCATCACCCACGCGGCGTTGCTGCGTCAGGGTTTCCCCCATTGCGCAATATTCCCCACTGCTGCCTCCCGTAGGAGTCTGGACCGTATCTCAGTTCCAATGTGGCCGATCACCCTCTCAGGTCGGCTACGCATCGTCGCCTTGGTAAGCCTTTACCTTACCAACTAGCTAATGCGCCGCGGGCCCATCTCAAAGCAATAAATCTTTAATGAAAGAACCATGCGATTCTCTCATGTTATGCGGTATTACTCCTCCTTTCGGAGGGCTATTCCCCACTTTGAGGCAGGTTGCCCACGTGTTACTCACCCGTCCGCCGCTAATCCATTCCCCGAAGGGAACTTCATCGCTCGACTTGCATGTGTTAGGCACGCCGCCAGCGTTCGTCCTGAGCCAGGATCAAACTCTCAATTTAAAAGTTTAATCTTTACTCAATTCAATTGACTGACTTTATATCAACTTCTGTTTAATTTTCAAAGACCATTTCTTTAGCTACACTCAAGCAGCTTATTTAGTATATCAGCTTGTTTCTTTCTTGTCAACAATTTTTTTGAATCTTTTATTTCAAATCTTGTTGGCATCTCGTCGTTGCTATCTTGCGACGACATGAATTATCTTATCACAAAACTCATATTAATTATTTGAATTATAGTACTTCTAATGAAATTATCTATTGTTTTTTAGCTTTTACTTCACTTTACTATTATATTTCTCTACTGATACACCTGGAAAAGTATATGCTAAGACGCTTACTTGAGCTTGAAATAACATTTAAACTTCCTTTTAAGTTTAGAAATCTTTATCTATAAAACTTACTAGAATCATGTACCCTTATTCATATAAATACAATATAACGTTATAATGTTCTTTATAAATTATATATCTTAAATAAAATTTAAAATAAATATTTAACTTAATGTTTAGAAATAATTATATTATTATTTTTTTTGATATAATTACTTTTTTTACCGATTATGCTATAATTGTAAATATATATTAATAATTTACAAAGTAGGTGATATTATTATGTTTAATTTTATAAAACCAAAACAAGATATCGTTGAAAACAAACAAAGCATTGTCGTAAATCATAATATCTATGAAAAAATTTTTACTATATTTGAAAGTTTAAATTTTGATATTCAACAATTATTATGGATATCTCGAGATAGCATGAGTACATTCGAAAATTTAGTTAGTATCTGTAAACAAGTTGGTACTTATAGCATTCAAAACAGTTCAAATATCCAAGAAATTAATGCAGGAATTAACGAAGTTATGGATGTATCTTCAAAATTAAATAATGAAATTTTGAAAGTTGAACAGGATTCTATAAAATCCCTTGATATATTAGATAAAAACAAGGAAACCCTCTCCAATATTAGTAACTATATAATGTACTTAACTAAAGAAATTGATAATGCATCTAAAAGTAATACACAATTCCAACAATCATCAAAAAAAATATATAGCTTTGTGGATTCTATAAAAGAAATTTCAAGCCAAACTAATCTGCTAGCTTTAAATGCTTCAATTGAAGCAGCTCGTGCTGGAGAAGCTGGAAAAGGTTTTTCTGTAGTTGCCAATGAAATAAGAACTCTATCTCAAGAAACTGACAATGCTGTATCACAAATAGAACAAATTGTTAAAGAAATTTTATCTGAAGTTAAAAGTTCTAATAGATCCATTCAGAATTGTGTAACTGAAATAAATAATGTAAAAAAAATATCTTTAGATGCTGCTAATGCTATTTCAGATGTTCAGAATATTGTAAAAAATACTGAACAGTCGATGAATGGATTAAAAAATATATCTAACACTCAAATGTCAACATCAAATGAAATTCAAACTTCTCTAAATATGGTTGCAGCAGCAGTAGAAGAAACTAATTCCGTAACAGAAGAATCTATTAAAATGATAGATATTCAAGAAAACAAAAATAAAGATGTTTTAAATTACTGTTTAAAACTAGTAAATATGGCTGATGATATTCAAAATTATTCTTGTAAATTAAAAAAAAATAATGAAATAATCTTTGGTATAAATCCTTTTACATCTCCTGAAAACATAAAAAAGATGTACATGCCTGTTTTAGAAAAGGTCTGTTCTGATATAGGTTGCAAAGCGAGAACTATTATTGTTAAAAACTATGATGAGTTAAGCAAAGGAATTAAAAATGGCTTGATTGATGTAGGTTGGTTCTCTCCTTTTGCATATGTAACCGCGCGGAAAAAATTAGGGATAACTCCCATAGTAACTCCTAAAGTTAATGGAAAGGCTACATATAATGGTTTTATAATTACCAAAAAAAATAATAATATAAAAACATTAAAAGATTTAATAAAGAAAGTTTTTGGCTATGTAGACGCTAATAGCGCTTCAGGTTATCTATATTCAAGACACATATTCAAAGAAAATGGTTTAAATCCTGATAATATTTTTAATAAAGTACATTTTATGGGAAGTCATGATAACGTTATAAAAGGTGTTTTATCGGGAGAACTTGATGGTGGAGCAACATACAATGAAGCCTTAGAGACTGCTTCTAAAGCTGGTATTAATGTTAATGACTTAAATATATTAGCTAAAACCGATGATATTCCTAAAGATGCTTTAGCTGCGAGCCCTAATCTTAATGAAGAAATTTATAATAAATTAAAAACAGCATTTTTATTATTTAAAAATAATGATAATTTCACCTCTCCTATAACTGGTTTTATAGAAGCTACTGATGAAAGATATAACATTATTAGACAATTAGATACCTAATGCATGTATTTTGCTACTATCCCATCAACTTTTAAAGGCAGAAGTAAATTATAATCAACTTCTGCTTTTGTTCATATGCTAGAAAATTCTTCGTATACAATTATTTATCATTCCTTTACAAACTACCCTATTTTCAAATTTCTCTAAATTCACCAAAAAATAAAAATGCACTAAGCATTAGCTTAGTGCGTTTACTCTTACCTGGCGATGACCTACTCTTCCACACCGTCTCCAGTGCAGTACCATCGGCGCTTTGAAGCTTAACCTTCGTGTTCGGAATGGGAACGGGTGTTACCTTCAAGCCATAACCACCAGATTCTATAGTTCTTGAAATCTTCGATTTCTTAGAAATATAGTACTCATCAGCTCTGCTGAACGAGTATCCTTTTTGAAAGATTTGTTCTTTCAAAATTGCACAGTGATGTCGTTAGTAACCAATTACCTAGCTGTTGGTTACTTTTATTTGATCAAGCCCTCGACCTATTAGTATCAGTCAGCTTAACATGTTACCACGCTTACACCTCTGACCTATCAACCTGGTAGTCTTCCAGGGGTCTTACTAGCTTACGCTATGGGAAATCTAATCTTGAGGTGGGCTTCACGCTTAGATGCTTTCAGCGTTTATCCCTTCCCAACATAGCTACCCAGCTGTGCCACTGGCGTGACAACTGGTGCACCAGAG from Clostridium sp. MB40-C1 includes these protein-coding regions:
- the phnD gene encoding phosphate/phosphite/phosphonate ABC transporter substrate-binding protein, whose translation is MFNFIKPKQDIVENKQSIVVNHNIYEKIFTIFESLNFDIQQLLWISRDSMSTFENLVSICKQVGTYSIQNSSNIQEINAGINEVMDVSSKLNNEILKVEQDSIKSLDILDKNKETLSNISNYIMYLTKEIDNASKSNTQFQQSSKKIYSFVDSIKEISSQTNLLALNASIEAARAGEAGKGFSVVANEIRTLSQETDNAVSQIEQIVKEILSEVKSSNRSIQNCVTEINNVKKISLDAANAISDVQNIVKNTEQSMNGLKNISNTQMSTSNEIQTSLNMVAAAVEETNSVTEESIKMIDIQENKNKDVLNYCLKLVNMADDIQNYSCKLKKNNEIIFGINPFTSPENIKKMYMPVLEKVCSDIGCKARTIIVKNYDELSKGIKNGLIDVGWFSPFAYVTARKKLGITPIVTPKVNGKATYNGFIITKKNNNIKTLKDLIKKVFGYVDANSASGYLYSRHIFKENGLNPDNIFNKVHFMGSHDNVIKGVLSGELDGGATYNEALETASKAGINVNDLNILAKTDDIPKDALAASPNLNEEIYNKLKTAFLLFKNNDNFTSPITGFIEATDERYNIIRQLDT